One window from the genome of Bacillus tianshenii encodes:
- a CDS encoding transglycosylase domain-containing protein yields the protein MKFLSGVFMNLFLLTSFLLVFLFFYQELNKAQTIDEYLNEELLFDDITLKQNSYMTDTNGEIISEIYGLENRIFLNTEEIPDLVKKAFVAAEDKQFYTHKGFDASAIVRAAVTNAKQSDIAQGGSTITQQLTRNVYLSQEQTYERKITELLYAYQLEKRYTKEEILGLYVNAIYFANGNYGISAASHYYFGQPVEQLSLAQIAFLASIPNNPTYYNPVDYFEHTKQRQEWILKKMYEQNMIPATTFAQAQGEQIKLKVEQKIDRYPNYTTYVMEELKELVAQNEGYMEKLATSDEEKRKTTENHVEYRVQELLEKGVRIETNLEPNIQLHMNKTIQQRLGSLPLEGSAVIIENNTRRIVALSGGKDYKKHEFHRAFQAYRQPGSSIKPLLVYAPYLNATNRSIHSSVNAASFCKDGYCPQNYDNAKYGTTSLNTALTYSYNTAAVRLLDTIGVEKGFSYLTQMDFARIVPADYRLPAAVGGFTYGMTPLEMTNAYTTFAHNGTYKHARAIKQVTDLNGKILYSWNDSEKQLWSKDTNHKMREMLASVVRSGTARTTYVPTEYIGGKTGTTNDFKDFWYIGVTDRYTTGVWVGKDMPENLERYYHSLPHQKLWRDLMMPLHK from the coding sequence ATGAAGTTCTTATCAGGCGTATTTATGAATTTATTTTTATTAACTAGTTTTCTATTAGTCTTTCTCTTTTTCTATCAAGAGTTAAACAAGGCGCAAACAATTGATGAGTATCTTAATGAAGAATTGTTATTTGACGACATCACCTTGAAACAAAATAGCTATATGACGGATACAAACGGAGAAATTATTTCTGAAATATACGGTTTAGAAAATCGTATATTTCTCAATACAGAAGAAATTCCCGATTTGGTAAAAAAAGCTTTTGTGGCAGCTGAAGATAAGCAGTTTTATACACATAAGGGGTTTGACGCATCAGCGATTGTCCGAGCTGCTGTAACAAATGCAAAGCAATCCGATATCGCCCAAGGCGGCAGTACGATTACTCAGCAATTGACGAGAAATGTTTACCTATCACAAGAACAAACATATGAACGAAAGATAACTGAATTACTTTATGCTTATCAGCTGGAAAAGCGTTATACAAAAGAGGAAATATTAGGGCTTTATGTCAATGCGATTTATTTTGCGAATGGGAATTACGGAATTTCAGCGGCCAGTCATTATTATTTCGGACAGCCTGTTGAACAATTATCATTAGCACAGATCGCATTCTTAGCGTCAATCCCGAATAACCCGACTTATTATAACCCTGTTGATTACTTTGAGCATACAAAACAGCGGCAAGAATGGATATTGAAAAAGATGTACGAACAGAACATGATTCCAGCAACCACCTTTGCCCAAGCTCAAGGAGAACAAATCAAACTAAAAGTCGAACAAAAAATTGACCGTTATCCAAACTATACGACATATGTAATGGAAGAATTAAAAGAATTGGTCGCTCAAAATGAAGGATATATGGAAAAGCTCGCTACATCAGATGAGGAAAAACGAAAAACAACAGAAAATCATGTAGAATATCGTGTTCAAGAGTTACTCGAAAAAGGTGTGCGCATCGAGACCAATCTTGAACCAAACATCCAACTACATATGAACAAAACAATACAGCAACGACTTGGCAGCCTGCCGCTTGAAGGGTCCGCCGTCATTATCGAAAATAATACACGACGAATTGTCGCCCTTTCAGGAGGTAAAGATTATAAAAAGCATGAGTTTCATCGAGCGTTCCAAGCATACCGACAGCCTGGTTCTTCAATAAAACCACTTCTCGTGTATGCACCATATTTAAATGCTACAAACCGCTCCATTCATAGTAGTGTAAATGCAGCTTCTTTCTGTAAAGATGGCTACTGTCCACAAAACTATGATAATGCAAAATACGGAACAACTTCTTTAAACACAGCTTTAACCTATTCATATAATACAGCAGCTGTTCGCTTACTTGATACAATTGGCGTGGAAAAAGGATTTTCTTATCTTACACAAATGGACTTTGCGCGTATTGTTCCAGCTGATTACCGGCTTCCTGCAGCAGTTGGGGGATTCACTTACGGAATGACACCATTAGAAATGACAAATGCGTATACAACATTTGCTCATAACGGCACCTATAAGCATGCCCGGGCAATTAAACAAGTAACCGATCTGAACGGTAAAATCCTTTACTCTTGGAATGACAGTGAAAAGCAGCTTTGGTCGAAAGATACTAATCATAAAATGAGAGAAATGCTTGCCTCTGTTGTGAGAAGCGGAACAGCAAGAACGACATATGTACCTACAGAATATATTGGCGGAAAAACCGGGACGACAAATGATTTCAAAGACTTCTGGTATATCGGTGTAACTGACCGCTATACAACAGGTGTATGGGTAGGGAAAGACATGCCCGAAAACTTAGAGCGTTATTACCATTCACTTCCACACCAAAAATTATGGCGAGACTTAATGATGCCATTGCACAAATGA
- a CDS encoding long-chain fatty acid--CoA ligase: MMNVQLTVSSLLERAEKFFPKKQVISRMSAGTVRHSYAEIGKRTRRLASALEQLGVERGARVGTLAWNHHRHLEIYFAAPGMGAVLHTINIRLSPEHIIYIVNHAEDQVLFIDEDLLPVVEAVKDELKPVKAFIVMTDNEQMPESSLEPLYSYEQLLEKGNPDYEFVKDINENDPAGMCYTSATTGNPKGVVYSHRGIVLHSYALGLADTTALSESDAAMPVVPMFHANAWGLPFAATWFGSTQVMPGPRFTPKVIAELISEEGVTLTAGVPTVWLGLLKEFEEGDYDTSSLRAVLCGGSAAPRGMIKAFEETYNVPFLHAYGMTETSPLATVSRLKSYQENLNAEEKLDERAKQGILVPGLDMKVIGGNGEIEWNGEEMGELLIRGPWIADEYYQDERTAEAFHDGWLHTGDVVTVDSEGIIKIIDRTKDLIKSGGEWISSVDLENALMAHPAVFEASVIAVPHPDWQERPLACVVLKDASKEQVTKEELLDFIAPQFAKWWLPDDVVFMDEIPKTSVGKFLKRALRDKLKDYLIHE, from the coding sequence ATGATGAATGTTCAGTTAACAGTTAGTTCATTGCTCGAGCGTGCAGAGAAGTTTTTTCCGAAGAAGCAAGTGATTTCAAGAATGTCGGCAGGTACAGTGAGGCACTCGTATGCAGAAATCGGCAAACGGACTCGTCGGTTAGCAAGTGCACTTGAACAGCTTGGCGTCGAAAGAGGAGCAAGAGTCGGAACACTTGCCTGGAACCATCATCGACATTTGGAAATCTATTTCGCAGCTCCGGGTATGGGTGCGGTTTTGCATACAATCAATATTAGGCTTTCTCCTGAACATATTATTTATATTGTCAATCATGCAGAAGACCAGGTGTTATTTATTGATGAAGACCTTCTGCCGGTAGTGGAAGCAGTTAAAGATGAACTGAAACCTGTAAAGGCATTTATTGTGATGACAGATAATGAACAAATGCCGGAATCCTCTCTTGAACCACTTTACTCCTATGAACAACTTCTTGAGAAAGGAAACCCTGATTATGAGTTTGTGAAAGATATTAACGAAAATGATCCAGCTGGAATGTGTTATACATCCGCAACAACAGGTAATCCGAAAGGTGTTGTATACTCTCATCGTGGAATTGTCCTTCACAGCTATGCACTCGGTTTGGCTGATACGACAGCACTTTCGGAGAGTGATGCAGCGATGCCTGTTGTGCCGATGTTTCATGCAAATGCATGGGGATTACCGTTTGCGGCGACTTGGTTTGGTTCCACTCAAGTCATGCCTGGTCCGCGCTTTACCCCGAAGGTGATCGCTGAGCTAATTTCAGAAGAAGGTGTTACCTTAACGGCTGGTGTGCCAACTGTTTGGCTTGGCTTATTGAAAGAATTTGAAGAAGGAGATTATGATACGAGCAGTCTTCGCGCTGTATTATGCGGAGGCTCGGCTGCTCCTCGAGGGATGATTAAGGCATTTGAAGAAACTTATAATGTTCCATTTCTTCATGCATACGGCATGACTGAAACAAGTCCGCTTGCAACCGTTTCAAGACTCAAAAGCTATCAAGAAAACTTAAATGCAGAAGAGAAACTCGATGAGCGTGCAAAGCAAGGTATACTTGTGCCGGGTCTTGATATGAAAGTGATTGGTGGTAACGGGGAAATTGAGTGGAATGGGGAAGAGATGGGTGAATTACTTATTCGAGGACCATGGATTGCTGATGAGTACTACCAAGATGAGCGGACAGCTGAAGCGTTTCATGATGGCTGGCTTCATACAGGTGACGTTGTAACAGTTGATTCAGAAGGAATTATTAAAATCATTGACCGTACGAAGGATTTAATAAAGAGCGGTGGAGAATGGATTTCTTCAGTTGATTTAGAAAACGCTTTAATGGCGCATCCGGCCGTCTTTGAAGCGAGTGTCATTGCAGTTCCGCATCCCGATTGGCAAGAACGCCCACTTGCTTGTGTCGTACTGAAAGATGCTTCTAAGGAACAAGTAACGAAAGAAGAATTGCTTGATTTTATCGCACCGCAATTTGCAAAGTGGTGGCTTCCTGATGATGTTGTCTTTATGGATGAAATTCCGAAGACATCTGTAGGGAAGTTCTTGAAACGAGCATTGCGGGATAAACTGAAAGATTATTTAATTCATGAATAA
- a CDS encoding thiolase family protein: MREAVIVGGVRTPVGKRNGLLKNARPDELAAIVLKEIVEKANISPEIVDDVIMGCVTQGGEQSGDIARVAALTAGYPIEIPGVTIDRQCGSSQQAVHFAAQAILSGDMDIVVAGGVENMSRVPIGSAYQGAKPFSDKLTNRYEMIHQGLSAERIAEKWGFSRMQLDEFALESHEKALNAQAKGCFEREILPLEVTLEDGTNTIMKDDEGPRKGSTLEGLSSLKPAFKEDGVIHAGNSSQISDGAGAVLVMSREKAVELGLKPRFRVLTRVVVGSDPTLMLTGPIPATEKALKKANLSIDDIDIFEVNEAFAPVPLAWLKETGADPKKLNPNGGAIALGHPLGASGSRLMLTMMHELERTGGRYGLQTMCEGHGMANATIIERLD, encoded by the coding sequence ATGAGAGAAGCAGTAATTGTTGGTGGAGTTCGCACACCTGTTGGAAAGAGAAACGGCTTATTGAAAAATGCACGTCCAGATGAATTAGCAGCGATTGTCCTTAAGGAGATTGTTGAAAAGGCAAATATTTCACCAGAGATAGTGGATGATGTCATTATGGGTTGTGTTACACAAGGTGGAGAGCAAAGTGGGGATATTGCCCGTGTGGCAGCATTAACAGCTGGTTATCCAATTGAGATACCAGGGGTGACGATTGACCGGCAATGTGGTTCAAGTCAGCAAGCCGTCCATTTTGCGGCTCAAGCTATTTTGAGCGGAGATATGGACATTGTGGTTGCAGGTGGAGTCGAAAATATGTCACGCGTGCCAATTGGCTCAGCTTATCAAGGTGCGAAGCCTTTCAGTGACAAGCTTACAAATCGTTATGAAATGATTCATCAAGGCTTATCAGCTGAGCGTATTGCAGAAAAATGGGGCTTCAGTCGAATGCAGCTTGATGAGTTTGCGTTAGAAAGTCATGAGAAAGCATTGAATGCACAAGCAAAAGGATGCTTTGAACGTGAAATTCTCCCTTTAGAAGTCACGCTTGAAGACGGTACTAATACGATTATGAAAGATGATGAAGGACCACGAAAAGGAAGCACATTAGAAGGGCTTAGCAGTCTTAAGCCTGCATTTAAGGAAGATGGTGTCATCCACGCTGGAAACTCTAGTCAAATAAGTGATGGAGCAGGAGCTGTACTCGTTATGTCGCGAGAAAAAGCGGTTGAACTTGGGTTGAAGCCACGCTTTCGAGTTTTAACACGTGTTGTAGTCGGTTCGGACCCAACTTTAATGCTCACAGGCCCGATTCCAGCTACAGAGAAAGCACTTAAGAAAGCGAATCTCTCAATTGATGATATTGATATATTTGAAGTGAATGAAGCCTTTGCCCCTGTACCACTTGCTTGGTTGAAAGAAACAGGTGCAGACCCGAAGAAGCTCAACCCTAACGGAGGGGCGATTGCACTTGGACATCCACTTGGTGCAAGTGGGTCACGCTTAATGCTAACGATGATGCACGAATTAGAAAGAACAGGTGGACGTTATGGCTTACAAACGATGTGTGAAGGTCACGGAATGGCAAATGCAACGATTATTGAACGTCTTGACTAA
- a CDS encoding acyl-CoA dehydrogenase family protein → MTHLYLQEEHEIFRKALRKFLEKEAYPYYEEWEENRIIPRSFWLKMGENGFLCPDVDEAYGGSGVDWGFSVVINEELERVGSGMVGIGLHSDIVVPYLTAYGTEEQKKRWLPRCVTGETITAIAMTEPGAGSDLANIKTTAIKEGDHYILNGQKTFITNGIHSDLVLVACRTDPHAEPKHKGISLLVVERDTPGFSRGRKLNKVGLHCQDTAELIFEDCRVPKENLLGEEGKGFLYLMDKLQQERLVVAIAAQAAAEEMLNLTLDYVKSREAFGKPIGKFQNTQFKIAEMATEISMGRAFLDQLIAEHMAGNDVVTKVSMAKWRLTDMAKNIAAECMQLHGGYGYMEEYQIARRYRDIPVAAIYAGTNEIMKVIIAKNLGL, encoded by the coding sequence ATGACGCATTTGTATTTACAAGAGGAGCATGAAATTTTTCGTAAAGCGTTGCGGAAGTTCTTAGAGAAAGAAGCCTATCCATACTATGAGGAATGGGAAGAGAATAGAATAATTCCGCGCTCGTTTTGGTTGAAGATGGGTGAAAACGGTTTTCTTTGTCCAGATGTTGATGAGGCCTACGGCGGGTCTGGAGTGGATTGGGGTTTTTCAGTTGTAATAAACGAAGAATTAGAACGCGTAGGTTCTGGAATGGTTGGGATTGGTCTGCACAGTGATATCGTTGTGCCTTATTTGACCGCATACGGCACAGAGGAGCAGAAGAAACGCTGGCTGCCACGTTGTGTAACAGGTGAAACAATTACAGCAATTGCTATGACAGAGCCAGGAGCAGGTTCCGACTTAGCGAATATCAAAACAACAGCTATAAAAGAAGGCGACCACTATATCCTAAACGGTCAAAAGACGTTCATTACAAACGGAATTCATTCAGATCTAGTGCTTGTTGCGTGTCGGACAGATCCACACGCGGAACCAAAGCATAAAGGAATTAGCCTGCTTGTCGTGGAGCGGGATACACCTGGATTTTCAAGAGGGCGTAAGCTTAATAAAGTCGGGTTGCATTGCCAGGATACGGCGGAGTTAATTTTTGAGGATTGCCGTGTGCCGAAGGAAAATTTATTAGGTGAAGAAGGAAAAGGCTTTCTTTATTTGATGGATAAGCTTCAGCAAGAACGGTTGGTTGTAGCAATCGCTGCACAAGCTGCAGCAGAAGAAATGCTTAATTTGACACTTGATTATGTGAAAAGCCGTGAAGCATTCGGAAAGCCGATTGGTAAGTTTCAGAATACTCAGTTTAAAATTGCGGAGATGGCAACAGAAATTTCAATGGGGCGTGCTTTCCTTGATCAATTAATAGCGGAGCATATGGCTGGAAACGATGTTGTGACAAAAGTATCGATGGCAAAGTGGCGCTTAACCGACATGGCAAAAAATATAGCAGCTGAATGTATGCAGCTCCATGGAGGCTATGGCTACATGGAAGAATACCAGATTGCAAGGCGTTACCGCGATATCCCTGTGGCTGCCATTTATGCTGGAACAAATGAAATTATGAAAGTGATTATTGCAAAGAATCTAGGCTTATAG
- a CDS encoding long-chain-fatty-acid--CoA ligase gives MDIGSYLAQNARKHPEKWAITCEGRTYNYEEFNKQVNRLAHGLVAVGIQKGEKVALMMKNSDAFMFAYFAIAKIGAVVVPVNFRLTKGEVHYLLQQSDSIAVICDIEFEETIAVAVEDTLIRKVVTVGTPTYAEHLSFEDLLSSNDSDPEIEVSETDDLEILYTSGTTGRPKGALFDHRRIFNVGLTMITGMGINAKDRFLHLAPLFHSAQLNLFMVAGVVLGASHVIHREFDPVKTLEAIEEYRITHFFGVPAMYNFLLQVPNVEEYDLSSVERCGYGAAPMAPELVKRSMKLFQTDRFFNLCGLTEAGPGGIILGPEGHKKHLGKGGKAFFLTEARVVDEEGNNVKPGAVGEFVLRGETIMKEYYKKIEETNKTFKNGWLHTGDLAVIDEEGNITLVDRKKDMIISGGENVYSIEVEQVMYEHPKVLEAAAVGMPDEVWGEVVTAVVVPRENEKIDEQEFREFCREKLAGYKAPKKIVFVDALPRNASGKILKYQLRKNLKKVES, from the coding sequence ATGGACATTGGTTCGTATCTTGCTCAAAATGCAAGGAAACATCCCGAAAAATGGGCGATAACGTGTGAAGGAAGAACATATAATTATGAGGAATTTAATAAGCAAGTGAATCGGTTAGCACATGGTCTTGTAGCAGTTGGCATACAAAAAGGCGAAAAAGTAGCATTAATGATGAAGAACTCGGATGCATTTATGTTTGCTTATTTTGCTATTGCAAAAATTGGTGCTGTCGTTGTGCCGGTGAATTTTAGGCTAACCAAAGGCGAAGTTCACTATCTTTTACAGCAGTCCGATAGCATTGCCGTTATTTGTGACATCGAGTTTGAAGAAACAATTGCAGTAGCTGTAGAAGATACGCTTATTAGAAAAGTCGTCACTGTCGGTACTCCGACTTATGCTGAACATCTTTCTTTTGAAGATCTTCTATCGTCAAACGATTCAGACCCTGAAATAGAAGTATCCGAAACAGATGACTTAGAAATCCTCTATACTTCTGGTACGACAGGAAGGCCAAAGGGAGCTTTATTTGATCATCGGCGTATTTTTAATGTAGGGCTTACGATGATTACAGGTATGGGCATTAATGCGAAGGACCGTTTTTTACATTTAGCACCTCTTTTTCATTCAGCTCAGTTAAACCTATTTATGGTTGCAGGAGTTGTACTTGGTGCCTCACATGTGATTCATCGTGAATTTGATCCTGTTAAAACATTGGAAGCAATTGAAGAATATCGTATTACTCACTTCTTTGGTGTTCCGGCTATGTATAACTTTTTATTGCAGGTTCCAAATGTTGAAGAATATGATTTGTCATCAGTCGAGCGTTGTGGGTATGGTGCGGCTCCGATGGCTCCAGAGCTTGTTAAGCGAAGCATGAAGCTGTTTCAGACTGACCGTTTCTTTAACCTATGCGGCTTAACAGAAGCAGGACCAGGAGGGATCATCCTCGGTCCTGAAGGACATAAGAAGCATTTAGGGAAAGGTGGAAAGGCATTCTTCTTAACAGAAGCGAGGGTTGTAGATGAAGAGGGAAATAATGTGAAGCCTGGGGCAGTTGGTGAGTTTGTCCTGCGTGGAGAAACGATTATGAAGGAGTATTACAAAAAGATCGAAGAAACAAATAAAACATTTAAAAATGGCTGGCTCCATACAGGAGATTTAGCCGTTATTGATGAAGAAGGAAATATCACATTAGTCGATCGCAAGAAAGATATGATTATTTCTGGCGGCGAGAATGTTTATTCCATTGAAGTCGAGCAAGTGATGTATGAGCACCCCAAAGTGCTTGAAGCAGCGGCAGTAGGCATGCCTGATGAAGTGTGGGGAGAGGTTGTGACAGCAGTTGTCGTGCCACGGGAAAATGAAAAGATTGATGAGCAAGAATTCCGTGAATTTTGTCGTGAGAAGCTTGCAGGCTACAAAGCACCTAAGAAAATTGTTTTCGTTGACGCCTTGCCAAGAAATGCCTCAGGAAAAATATTAAAATATCAGCTTCGTAAAAATTTAAAAAAAGTTGAGTCATAA
- a CDS encoding sigma 54-interacting transcriptional regulator — MIQLQDMMTEVHCKVHETSSLSEAVNVMKEYKYSILPITDEEGFLRGVFTRSQLYQMILDDQPLHTPIKNYIRKEVVALPLNTPYDVIEKIVEKSHVGTGVVLDEEERVIGLFTKPDMVMALLNATKSLTEQLETILHNSHLGALMTDGNERIIYANQFFCEMKGIQAEGIVGKAFSEVLPNLDVSSSIVKDVQLGERQTVLRLSSYRTVRGKSGTIALFQDMSDFEQMAQELQTVKSLKRTLDTAIEHAYDGIIMIDTQAKVKFVSPPLLELFSLEKEKILEKSIKQVLPQLNLTSVLESEEAEFSDFMEINGIRYIVNRIPVKQGNEIIGALGKVTFRQLNQVSELFRRLEKAENKAKYYHNQLKQTETARFSWEQIITKDPFMEKLKKSARKAAKGRSTVLVRGESGTGKELFAHAVHKSSARKDGKFIIVNCAAIPEHLLESEFFGYEAGAFTGAKQKGKLGKFDLADGGTLFLDEIGDMSLALQAKLLRVLQEREFYRVGGTDRIHVDVRIIAATNRPLEKMVEAGEFREDLYYRLNVISLQIPPLRKRKHDIQLLMETMMEDLNRMIGTSITGVEEKARKVIMAYDWPGNVRELRNILERAMTFAEFGKIQYEDLPDYMIEKVEMTANASVSQRALAESAEVSAIQTALAEANGNKAQAARILGISRSGLYEKIKKYEL, encoded by the coding sequence GTGATTCAATTACAGGACATGATGACAGAGGTCCATTGTAAGGTTCACGAGACTAGTAGCTTAAGCGAAGCAGTTAACGTAATGAAGGAATATAAGTATAGTATTCTTCCGATTACAGATGAAGAAGGATTTCTCCGAGGTGTCTTTACACGTAGTCAGTTATATCAAATGATTCTTGATGATCAGCCGTTGCATACACCCATTAAAAATTACATTCGGAAAGAAGTTGTCGCGCTCCCATTGAACACGCCGTATGATGTGATCGAGAAGATAGTAGAAAAAAGTCACGTCGGTACAGGTGTGGTTCTTGATGAGGAAGAGAGGGTAATTGGTCTATTTACAAAGCCGGATATGGTGATGGCCCTTTTAAATGCAACGAAATCGTTAACCGAACAACTCGAGACTATCTTACATAACTCACATCTCGGTGCCTTGATGACAGATGGGAATGAGAGAATTATTTATGCAAATCAGTTTTTTTGTGAAATGAAAGGCATCCAAGCAGAAGGAATTGTAGGGAAGGCATTCTCAGAAGTTTTACCGAACCTTGATGTTTCTTCATCTATTGTGAAGGATGTTCAACTAGGGGAGAGACAAACGGTCCTTCGCCTCTCCTCTTATCGGACAGTCCGAGGGAAGAGCGGAACAATTGCTTTGTTTCAAGATATGTCTGATTTTGAACAAATGGCGCAGGAGCTTCAAACTGTTAAGAGCTTGAAGCGTACGCTTGATACAGCCATTGAGCATGCTTATGATGGCATTATTATGATTGATACGCAAGCAAAAGTGAAGTTTGTCAGCCCTCCGTTGCTTGAGTTATTCAGTCTTGAGAAAGAAAAAATTCTTGAAAAGAGCATTAAACAAGTACTTCCCCAGTTGAACTTAACCTCTGTGTTAGAAAGTGAAGAAGCAGAATTTAGTGATTTCATGGAGATAAATGGGATTCGCTATATTGTGAACAGGATTCCTGTTAAGCAAGGAAATGAAATAATCGGAGCGCTTGGAAAGGTGACATTTCGTCAGCTTAATCAAGTAAGTGAGCTTTTTAGAAGGTTAGAGAAGGCAGAGAATAAGGCAAAATACTATCACAATCAGCTTAAGCAAACCGAAACAGCGCGATTTTCGTGGGAGCAAATTATTACGAAAGATCCATTTATGGAAAAGCTGAAAAAAAGTGCACGCAAAGCTGCAAAAGGGCGCTCGACAGTGCTTGTCCGTGGTGAAAGTGGAACAGGAAAAGAACTATTTGCTCATGCTGTCCACAAGAGCAGTGCGCGAAAGGATGGAAAGTTCATTATCGTAAATTGCGCAGCCATTCCAGAGCACTTGCTTGAATCAGAATTTTTCGGCTATGAAGCCGGTGCATTTACAGGAGCAAAGCAAAAAGGGAAGCTGGGCAAGTTCGACCTTGCAGATGGAGGAACACTTTTCCTTGATGAAATTGGCGATATGTCACTAGCGCTTCAAGCGAAATTATTGCGTGTACTGCAAGAGCGGGAATTTTATCGTGTAGGTGGTACAGACCGAATTCATGTCGATGTTCGGATTATCGCAGCCACAAATCGTCCGTTAGAAAAGATGGTTGAAGCCGGAGAGTTTCGTGAAGATTTGTACTATCGACTTAATGTCATTTCTCTTCAAATCCCACCGCTTCGGAAGCGTAAGCATGATATTCAATTATTAATGGAAACAATGATGGAAGATTTAAACCGTATGATCGGCACGAGTATTACTGGTGTGGAAGAGAAAGCAAGAAAAGTGATCATGGCGTATGATTGGCCAGGGAACGTTCGAGAGTTACGTAATATACTTGAAAGAGCGATGACATTTGCGGAGTTTGGAAAAATACAATATGAGGACTTGCCAGATTATATGATTGAAAAGGTTGAAATGACAGCAAATGCATCTGTTTCACAACGAGCTTTAGCCGAAAGCGCAGAAGTGTCAGCAATTCAAACAGCGCTTGCTGAAGCAAATGGAAATAAAGCACAAGCTGCGAGGATACTTGGAATTAGCCGCTCAGGCTTATATGAAAAAATAAAAAAATATGAACTATAA
- a CDS encoding 3-hydroxyacyl-CoA dehydrogenase: MNMKECVAFVTGGASGLGEATVRKIVASGGNAIIGDLADERGKKLEQEFEEQTLFVKTDVTDEESVRHALRLGKERFGNINTVINCAGIAAAKKVLSRSGIHELEVFSNVLHVNLAGTFNVIRLAGEHMKENEANEEGERGVIINTASVAAFDGQIGQAAYSASKGGIVGMTLPIAREYASFGVRVMTIAPGLFHTPMFDTLPEEARDSLGAMVPFPSRLGHPAEYAKLVSSIIENPMLNGEVIRLDGAIRMQPK; the protein is encoded by the coding sequence ATGAATATGAAAGAGTGTGTGGCATTCGTAACAGGTGGTGCTTCAGGCCTTGGTGAAGCAACGGTTCGTAAAATAGTTGCTTCTGGTGGGAACGCAATCATCGGTGACTTAGCAGATGAAAGAGGGAAGAAGCTTGAGCAAGAATTTGAAGAGCAGACGCTATTTGTGAAAACAGATGTAACTGATGAAGAGAGTGTCCGTCATGCTTTGCGCCTTGGAAAAGAGCGGTTTGGTAATATTAACACTGTAATTAATTGTGCGGGCATTGCGGCAGCAAAAAAAGTACTAAGCAGAAGCGGTATTCACGAGCTTGAAGTGTTTTCCAATGTGCTTCATGTTAATTTGGCAGGTACGTTCAATGTAATCAGGCTTGCAGGTGAGCACATGAAAGAAAATGAAGCGAATGAAGAAGGTGAGCGTGGCGTCATTATCAATACAGCATCTGTAGCAGCATTTGATGGACAAATTGGTCAGGCTGCCTATAGTGCATCTAAAGGCGGTATCGTCGGAATGACCCTTCCGATTGCAAGAGAGTATGCTTCCTTTGGTGTACGAGTCATGACGATAGCGCCGGGATTGTTTCATACGCCTATGTTTGATACTCTTCCAGAAGAAGCGAGAGATTCGCTTGGAGCGATGGTGCCATTTCCATCACGTCTCGGACATCCAGCTGAATATGCAAAGCTTGTCTCAAGCATAATTGAAAATCCAATGCTAAATGGGGAGGTTATCCGTCTAGACGGAGCTATCCGAATGCAACCGAAATAA
- a CDS encoding DUF5366 family protein, with translation MPGVKNLYYTSYFPFLSILLFSAAFAVSLEKKLVALLQEIGIYHALSEFFSAGNIELLLFGSFVLCFVMLLSALKVLADMMLQFSCLFFADDKQEEHDQRMKEGRFLFLAGGVLSLLFSQLFWLLSVIFLLTGLSYFVFITYRMSNHFTTSGLVGFVFFQMLFWLSFMLGFGFLLLRTYRYVLESLPV, from the coding sequence TTGCCGGGAGTTAAGAATCTCTATTATACGAGCTATTTTCCATTTTTATCGATTTTATTATTTAGTGCTGCATTTGCTGTTAGTCTCGAAAAGAAGCTTGTGGCGCTTCTACAAGAAATAGGTATCTATCATGCATTAAGCGAATTCTTTTCTGCAGGAAATATTGAATTGCTGTTGTTTGGTAGCTTTGTACTTTGCTTTGTTATGTTGCTTAGTGCATTAAAGGTATTGGCAGACATGATGCTTCAATTTTCTTGCTTGTTCTTTGCGGATGATAAACAAGAAGAGCATGACCAACGAATGAAGGAAGGACGTTTTCTGTTTTTAGCAGGAGGGGTTCTCTCGCTATTATTTAGTCAACTTTTTTGGCTTTTATCCGTTATTTTTTTACTTACTGGGCTGTCTTATTTTGTGTTTATTACTTATCGAATGAGTAATCATTTCACAACGTCAGGTCTTGTAGGGTTTGTTTTTTTTCAAATGTTATTTTGGCTTAGTTTTATGCTTGGCTTCGGCTTTTTACTTTTACGTACGTATCGGTATGTTTTAGAAAGCCTACCTGTATAA